Within Vicia villosa cultivar HV-30 ecotype Madison, WI linkage group LG1, Vvil1.0, whole genome shotgun sequence, the genomic segment TTCAAGAGTTAAAGTAAAAATACCCTTTATCATAAAGAATAACGTCTAAGTTGAAGCATAGATCTCTTAATCTATGAACTAGGTCGGAGAAATATTCGGAAACCGGAGGAGTCAATATAAATTGATACACCATGTCATCGCTAACTGTAAAACCAAGACAAAAGCTTGTAAAATTTAGAAACGCATACTGCACCAGAGCATGCTTATAGGAAGTTGAAAGCAAAATAGCAGCAGTATACCATTGTATATATTTAGAACTAATGAACGTATTGCTGTCTGAATCATCTTTTCCTCATGATGAGCAAATCTTAAAGCCTCGGTGTACAAAGGAAAGGAGACTACAGCATCCTGCAGTTGAATTTTGAAACAAAGAATCTTTAAATACTTGTTGCCAAACTCTGCTGGACAAAAAGGCATCTCCATCACAAGTTAACTGACAATAATTTTGATGATAGCCCTGGTATTTAATTAGAGAGAAGATGGATAATCTCCGTCATATTATAACAACATTGTATAACTATAAAGGTCTACACCGCCGAAGACCAAAGATCTCAACAATTTCTCAATAAGAAATATCTCCATCTCAGCCTCTCATCTTATTCATGGAACCCTAGTGTTTTTTTGTTTCATAATTCTAGCCTCAGCATTCTCTTTTATCACTGCAATCCTGGTTCTTGGCGTACAATCCTTCACTTTTTCCTTCATTTCTAGCTCCCAAGATTCTCATTCCATTTCTTAGAACAAAAACATTCTTCTGTCAGATTTCTCCTAAATTTGCAATCTCTTTCCTTAGTTATCCAATTATCCAAGTATATGCTTCTTCATTTTTGCTTACTCTTACCACTATTTGTATCCTTCAATGTGCACTTCCCACAGGCCATAGTTAATAGTTGATAGAAGCTTGGTAAGTTGGTATGTTATTAGAAAGAACATGGATAATCTCCACAGTTAAAACAATAATGTTGAACTTCGAGGGTTTGCACCTCTCTAGCCTAAAGGcctcaatattttctcaaatgaCATTGACAAGCCAAATGCCCCTCTCAAGCAACATGCCGCCTTCTAAATATGTCGACCCAACTAAACTAGCAAACCAACTAACTCTCTCACCAAAAAATCATTAATGCTGATAGAGACCTAAAAGGAATGGTTTCTCCCTTGCATTCATATTCACAAATGGTATGTAAAAGGTTTCCCATACTACTAAACAAAGCAGGAAGCACATGTGTAATTTTAACTGATATATTTCTCAACTAGAACATTAAAGATTAAACACAACAACAAACCATTATATTTATGAGTTTTAGCTTACCCCTTGAACCTTCACGAGGAGGCAAAGTGTGTCTCCGTTTATTTTACCACTAATAGCCCTGAATGAAGAAATCAACCAAGAACAAATTATTTATGTTCAGATTAAATTATGATAACAAGACAGGAATGGTGAAAACAATACTACTCGGCAACCaagtaaaaacctaaaaaaaaggaGACTAGGAGGAAAAAGCTAAGACATATAGCTGTGCCTGCATGTCTCTATCTATAAGCAGAGATGACTTCCAAAAAATGCAGATGAAAGGCAAAAAGGATCACAACCTTAGAAAAGACACATAGTATGAAGCTAAGTCTCCCCCGTCAAATTTGTAGGGATGCGAAataatgttgttaatataacCATTGCTGAAGCAATAGTCTGCAAAATGCAATATGAAACAGCAAATCATAGTAAGTACTAGTACATAAACAGTTCGGGCTTAGAAGAATACGAGCTTAGCCATAGATACAAAAAATATTAACTATCTTACAAATTGCTTGTTCGCTCTCCATATTTTGAATCATTATGCTCAGATACTGAAGCAGCGGTGCCTCAATCTTTGAATTTTCACTAGTCTTAAGTATTCGAACAAAATCCGCAAGCACTTGGTTTTCCATGAAACATCTAAATATTTACTATCATCAGTCACAAATTATCATCaccaaaataatatcaaaaatgaaatttcaaCAACAAACTCATACTCAAAAATTAAAGGATCTTGTCTATCACCATAGGTTACTATCTCCACAATACACTGCAATAAATCCTCTACATAATCCTGTAGCAAACAGCAAACATAATTACATTATAGTTTTCTTTCTAAAAACAGACAATGCGCGCAAATTTGCACAAATTCACTGGTGTTACCCTATTATGCTTGTTAACGGCTTTGATTTTCTGCAGTTCAGTAATTACACATCTGAAAAACAACATCAAGATCGAAGATCCATTAGCACCAAAAAAATTCTTCACAAACACTATTCAAAAGTGCATGCTCAAGAAAAACCTAAAAAATGCGCTATAGAAATCCAATTTGATTAAACAGAGCGTCAAGATCTGAAATGAAACCCTAACGAGTGAACTTACTTGAAGTGTTGAACGGAGAAGCGATCGATGGATCGCCAGAAGGAGCTGAACATGGCGACGGTGAGAAGAGGAATGAGAATGAAGGGAACCGCGACGGTGATGCTTCGGTGTGGAGTTTGAAGGTTGGGGTGCGAATAGAAGAAACAGTGTTGGTGTTTTGCATTGTAGAATGGGAACAAAAAGGGTTGAATTGAGAGTAGTTTTGGTTTAGTTTTTGTTTTGCTGTTTGGTGAGAAAGTGTTAACAACCATTCAACGTTTGAAACTTGGAAGTGTGATTAACAGCCATGCAGAGATACGTGCTGCAGATTGGAGCCCGGAACGTGCCGGTAGTGGAAGGAGAATTCCGTTTAGCCTTGTCATCACTTGTGTTATAGGTGGATAttgcaaatatatattttatccgATCActaataaaaagaagaagaaaataatttcaaacttcattaattttcaaaatctattattttatctattaaagttcaattttttttaatgaagccTTATATATTAAAAAGGAAACATTACAAAAATCCATAATGAAATTCCTACAAGGGATAATTTAGTTAAAAGAGGAGTTATGGGACTTGGGAATGATAGGTGTATTGGAGAGTATTGGAAGGAAGAATCgatttctcacttttttttttttagtgtcTTATTTTTGCATGTGTTTAGAGCTCTATTTGCAAATGGATTGAAGTGAATGCAGTGTTGCCTAATGTTGGATGGCAGCATATAGAACAATTTGAGGCACTGCTTGGAGAAGAGAGATCGTCTTCTAAAAAGCTGGTTGTGATCTGGTTCGCATGTGTGTGGTGCATTTGGAAGGCAAGGAAcgataaaaaaatttgaattgatgaaatCAATCTGGAAAAAATCATTGAAGAGGTCAAGTTGACATCTTGGGAATGGTTGAAGTTAAAAGCAAATTTGATAGAGGACGACATTAGCCAATGGTTCACGACACCAAAATCTTGCCTCGGTATTAGTACAGATTGAAGCAACACATCTCTGTCATCGAGTTCAGGTTGGTGGTGATGTTTCCCAGGTGGTAGCCTATTTTTTCTTTCGGCAAAATCAGACTGTGCTACTGGTGTCTGATGCTTGAGTGCAAATGGAGTTTTGTTGGGTGTTGTAGCAGTGTAATTCGGAGTTGTTGCAGGAGTTTATGTTTGTAAGTCGTTGTTCTTGGAGGAGAGTGTGGGGTGTCTCTCTTTGGATTGGATATGTATTGGGTAGGTGTTGGATGTTGTGATAGATTTAATGGTTAGATATCTTTGGTTTTTTATTGATATGTATGTATAATAATTCTGGATGGTGTCTGTTGGGCCTGTATTAGTCCGGCTGATGGTATGTAATTGGTTTCTTGCGCTAGCATCCCTTATGCTAGCTATCTTATTGGCTTAATAATATTACTCTTTTTGCCTTCTTCAAAAAAATGATGGAATAGACAAAAAAAAACATCAAGAGAGAACTTAAAGTTAGGCATACCTAGCCTATTACGAACAAATGCCTTCCTCATACCCAAAGGAAAAGGAATCAAAAAAGGTGAGGGAACTGTAATTAAGGCCTAAATTTGCTAAAAAAAATCAGCACAAGAGTTCCACTCTCTATAGATGTGGGATATAAAAATCTGCctagaaacaaaaaaaattatacaagagAACCAATCGACTTTTGATTTCCATTTTATCTAGCAATGGAATCAACCAATTCAACAAGAACAAATATGCAATCATCCCCATGGATGAAAACTCAAAATGTTCGGTTTGAATTTCTTTAGTTTTCTCAACACAACTCAAGTCACAAGCTTTATCATCACCATCAACCTTAGGCTTTAGAACAGTCAATTTCAAGGTTTCTTATGTGATACATTTGAAAATGTATACTGGTTTTACATGAAACTTGTTTTAGAATAAaaacatttaaacattaataatcaCTTCACTTCAAATACAAATACCAACATCTATAAATTCACACCGCTCAGTATTCATCTTTCAACTCACCCTATGGTTAGTTTTCAAGTTGTCAGTCTGCTTCTTAAATACctcataccaaaaatcattacAAATAAACTTGATTTCTTCCAATTGATCACTAAACTGAGGCCGTTCCATGGTATATCTAAATCAcacatcaaattctaatcatAGTTAATTCATTATAATTTCATAATAATGCACTTCATAGATCCATAATAACATACAAAGAGACAAAAATATCTCAATTCAAAAACATCCCTAAAAGAGATTAAACAATAAACCTCAGAATGTTCAAGGTTTAATTGATTATGAAGCTGCCTAACAAGCAAGATACTCCTAACGACTAATATCTAGAGCCTTGTCATTATAAGAAGATTTAATTGGCGCtttcttttttcatattcttcAAGAGTAAATACAATTGCATCTTCTTCATGAACCTTTCCCTTATGTCTTCGTTGACACTGCTGCACAAACACGATGGAATGTCCAAAATGAATTTGCATGGCAAAAATCTATATCTGGTTTTCAAACATTTTGAGCagaaatgatttatctttgtatCTTTGAtttatttcttcattttcttcttgaCCATTTCTCTTATGTCTCTAACCCCTAGGATGTCAATCGCGCTAATTCAATTAATTCAGAATGTGAATAATTTTTAGGAAGCTGCTTGATTTTGCACAAGAACAAATTCCACAACTAGGACATAGAACAAAAAAGTATTAACAAAATTGATTTCAGCATTTAAAGTATCATtaagatatattataaattaatttgtctacttttatatatatttacaatAATATTTTATGATCATTTGATGCATGCAGCCAATTCTACTTGGTGGAAAAAGGCATAATAGTTGTTGTTTTCCGTCTATTATAACTATTGTTTCTATATTTTGATAAATCCATGAATTCTCCATGAATTCACATTTGTATAAAGAGTTTTGAATAAGCTATGTCAATTTTAACTTGTTAGCCCTCTATCACATGGAAAGTTGATACCATTCCAAGCAACAAAAATTGATAGAAGAGACAAATCAATCTAATACAAGTGAAACTTGTTCTTTCTGGATTTTATTTTAGATGCACCTCAAGATTATTGTATCATTTTATTTGAGAATGATCCAATTTCAGTTTATTTCTCTGAAGCACTCTGCAACCACCAACCAACCAACCATGACAGTTAATTCCATACAATTTAGGCATTTTTCTTTCatgttttgaaaataaatagAGAACTTTTGGAAGTGTGAGAAAAAAACGAAACAAAAAAACCAAAGAGAGATAATCAAAATAGAAACATAAAACATCAACCATCACAAACATTCactaattcattattttcacaaaactccactcattcaaaatccatcatataaagaaaaagaaaaaagagaacttgaaaataaaatcaaacaaaaatagaACCATAATTCACTGAAACGCATTGGTACAAAAATTGGCATCACACGTCAAATCATATTACACAATTGGCATCATACATCAAAGCATTTTGTATTTCTTTTTTAAGCTTCTGGCTTATACGTCATGGCCTTACTTCATGAAGTAGTTTCGCCACGATGATATCCGTTAGCGGTGTTTTCTTAGAAGTCTTCAGTGCAATGGTATTACCACATGCTAGTACTGGTCCAACTTTCCAAGCAAACATAAGTAGAAGGAAATTCCAAGGTATAATTTGTCCTGTTACACCAATTGGTTCATGCAATGTTTGGACATGGTAATTTCCATCAACTAGGATTGTCATCCTGTGAATCTTATCAGGCCACCCTGTAAGAACTGAgatattaacaaaaatattattaaaacaattaaaaaaggaTTATTGACCTTAGAAAGATGTTATTGTTGTTACTGATAGTGCCAACATAATAGcgaaataaacacacaaacataGGTGATTCAGTCTTGGCAGCCTGATCATAAAGCTTTCCAATGTTCCATGTTTCCAGAGCTGCAATCTCATCATTATGCTTCTCAACCAAATCATAAAAGCGTAACAATATAGGACTTTTTTCTTATAGATTTATcaaaaatcatcatcattatcaaatttaaaaataatataaggtAATGTAAGAAAGGGACGCTCAGAAAATGCTTAAATAAGCAGTCTGTTAGACGACGAGACCTTATTTAGAGGGGGGATGAATAGATTCCCTAATTCAAAATTACAATTTTTGAGGTATTCTAAAAAAGTTTAAATTTTGGCCAGGGAATATTTTGCGTTTAGATCGAAATTCGTATAAACCAACAAGTTATTGGAACTCGGATATGCGCAACCGTAGATGGTATGACAATGAGATAATCGAAGctaataattaaattatcaaaTTAAGTTCAAGTATTCACAAACTAATTAATTTCCAACCAATGACTTTCCTGTATACGGTAATTTATCTGGGTACAACGTTAAGGGTCATAAAGCATGTTCTATATGTGAAGTTGATACATGTCACCACCAATTACAAAAAGTAAAAAAGACAGTTTATCTTTGGCATCAAAATTTCTAAGACCTAATCATCTATATCATAGATTGTGCAAGGCTTTTAATGGTGAGCAGGAATTTAGTATCGCTCCAAAGCACTTAACCGGGAAGGAAATTTATAGaagacaacaacatattaatgttgtctttggaaagaaacaaaaataaaagccCGTGGAGAAAAATTCTTGGAAAAAGAGGTCAGTATTCTTTGATCTTCCATACTAGTCTAGTCTTGATGTAAGACATTGTATTAATGTGATGCATGTGGAGAAAAATTTATATGATAGTTTGATTGGAACACTTCTCAACATTAAAGTTAAAAGAACATATACTAAGAATTCCTGCAAAGATATGGTTGTGATAGGTATACAATAAGAA encodes:
- the LOC131660943 gene encoding benzaldehyde dehydrogenase, mitochondrial-like; this encodes MPQIATEKSPILLRFYDLVEKHNDEIAALETWNIGKLYDQAAKTESPMFVCLFRYYVGWPDKIHRMTILVDGNYHVQTLHEPIGVTGQIIPWNFLLLMFAWKVGPVLACGNTIALKTSKKTPLTDIIVAKLLHEVRP